Proteins co-encoded in one Gossypium arboreum isolate Shixiya-1 chromosome 11, ASM2569848v2, whole genome shotgun sequence genomic window:
- the LOC108472430 gene encoding protein translation factor SUI1 homolog 2-like codes for MSDLDVQIPTAFDPFADANAEDSGAGAKEYVHIRIQQRNGRKSLTTVQGLKKEFSYNKILKDLKKEFCCNGTVVQDPELGQVIQLQGDQRKNVSTFLVQAGIVKKENIKIHGF; via the exons ATGTCTGATCTCGACGTCCAGATTCCTACTGCCTTTG ATCCCTTTGCTGATGCAAATGCTGAGGACTCAGGTGCCGGTGCAAAGGAGTATGTGCACATTCGTATTCAGCAACGCAACGGTAGGAAAAGCTTGACGACTGTCCAAGGGTTGAAGAAAGAATTCAGCTACAACAAGATACTCAAAGACCTCAAGAAGGAGTTTTGCTGCAATGGTACTGTGGTCCAGGACCCTGAATTAGGGCAG GTTATTCAACTCCAAGGTGACCAGCGCAAGAATGTCTCAACCTTCCTTGTTCAG GCTGGCATTGTGAAGAAGGAAAACATCAAAATCCATGGTTTCTAA